The proteins below come from a single Magallana gigas chromosome 10, xbMagGiga1.1, whole genome shotgun sequence genomic window:
- the LOC105329084 gene encoding uncharacterized protein isoform X1 has product MYNRYNNASNKASLDKDSSDSDEEQGQSLWIKERAENSPEGRQRTANSRNRKKSVKEGEGDEMSNEVRGFQRKPSFQVMGDFGGLDMEESSGISNQREFFNVDDEEAAEEIRLLMKNQTLSSSQGQEMLQNLKSRTSVHASSNHGDYANSSIGAVRNSKRRRSFHQDSENDEEAEEIRELVKNKTLSDSVGEMRLQEIQSRKVGNRMATIPISIDKPCDIDRDGLPVNWNRDEPMSHSMFRLILLSRGDPECDRIYWDMEKVGLHVVKVERLQNLDSLEKFKSETRHMSKRKDPGEDLNIRYLYHGTSVNKTCICEEGLDQRLSRMGFFGKGIYFSDTPVKCMNYVGSSDTKGESYLLKCRVILGDQKKYRKGEYITTLKREPEKENPKPGSWKFYDSVLGCPKDYNEYVIYESRRAMIDYIITFRVNQQGQDRLRERVPSPLFDSQGRETGFVGVKSSGNEDDHFDRLSQVREAIRQKRCEERGQTYIPPNEEKIQQDKAIWERLQKLHNVDSNTLPSLQEKTARMRHAASEPQFQVEDLEGAFEEAAANTTMFPHSQSFSLGDDNDEDVEAVMSALISEFMEVTGSDNSETARYYIDKCQMNIDQAIVCYYDDMP; this is encoded by the exons ATGTATAACAGATATAATAATGCTTCCAACAAAGCATCTTTGGATAAAGATTCAAGTGATTCAGATGAGGAGCAGGGACAATCATTGTGGATAAAAGAGAGAGCTGAGAATTCACCAGAGGGAAGACAAAGAACCGCAAACAGCAGAAATAGAAAGAAAAGTGTAAAGGAAGGAGAGGGAGATGAAATGTCCAATGAAGTTAGAGGATTCCAAAGAAAACCAAGCTTTCAGGTGATGGGGGATTTTGGAGGCTTGGATATGGAAGAGAGTAGTGGCATTTCAAACCAAAGAGAATTTTTCAATGTGGATGATGAGGAGGCTGCAGAAGAAATCAGACTGCTGATGAAAAATCAGACACTTTCCTCATCACAGGGACAGGAAATGTTGCAGAATCTTAAAAGCAGGACAAGCGTTCATGCTTCCAGTAACCATGGTGATTACGCAAACTCTAGTATAGGGGCTGTAAGAAATTCTAAAAGAAGGAGGAGTTTTCATCAAGATAGTGAAAATGATGAAGAGGCCGAGGAGATTCGGGAAttagtgaaaaataaaacattgtcaGATTCAGTTGGAGAAATGAGACTCCAGGAAATTCAGTCACGGAAAGTTGGAAATCGTATGGCAACAATTCCAATTTCTATTGACAAACCCTGTGACATTGATAGGGACGGTCTTCCAGTTAACTGGAATAGGGATGAGCCCATGTCCCACTCCATGTTTCGGTTGATCCTGCTGAGCAGAGGTGATCCAGAGTGTGATCGGATTTATTGGGACATGGAGAAAGTCGGACTACATGTGGTGAAAGTGGAGCGGCTACAGAATCTGGACTCTCTGGAGAAGTTCAAGTCTGAAACCAGGCATATGTCCAAGAGAAAGGATCCTG GTGAGGACCTAAACATCCGTTACCTGTATCACGGTACCTCGGTGAACAAGACTTGTATTTGTGAGGAGGGACTTGACCAGAGACTCAGCAGGATGGGCTTCTTTGGTAAAGGCATTTACTTCAG TGATACTCCTGTGAAGTGTATGAATTATGTTGGGAGTTCTGACACCAAAGGAGAGTCATACCTTCTGAAGTGTAGGGTAATCCTCGGTGATCAAAAG AAATACAGGAAAGGAGAATACATAACAACACTGAAGAGAGAACCAGAAAAGGAAAATCCCAAGCCTGGTTCCTGGAAGTTTTACGACTCTGTCTTG GGTTGTCCAAAAGATTACAATGAATATGTCATTTATGAGAGCAGACGAGCAATGATTGATTACATCATCACTTTTAGGGTCAACCAGCAAGGTCAAGACAGATTAAGAGAGAGAGTCCCCAGTCCGTTATTTGACAGCCAAGGAAGAG AAACAGGATTTGTTGGAGTGAAATCCTCTGGAAATGAGGACGACCATTTTGACAGACTCAGTCAGGTAAGAGAGGCCATTAGACAGAAAAGATGTGAAGAAAGGGGACAGACCTACATACCCCCTAATGAG GAAAAGATACAACAGGATAAGGCCATATGGGAAAGGCTCCAAAAACTCCATAATGTGGATTCCAACACGTTACCAAGTCTACAAGAG AAAACTGCCAGAATGCGACACGCGGCGAGTGAGCCTCAGTTTCAAGTTGAGGACCTGGAGGGGGCATTTGAGGAGGCTGCTGCCAACACCACCATGTTTCCTCACTCTCAGAGCTTCTCTTTAG gtGATGACAATGATGAAGATGTAGAAGCAGTGATGAGTGCACTCATTAGTGAGTTTATGGAAGTGACTGGTTCCGATAACTCAGAGACGGCGAGATACTACATTGACAAGTGTCAGATGAACATCGATCAAGCCATTGTCTGCTATTATGATGACATGCCTTAG
- the LOC105329084 gene encoding uncharacterized protein isoform X2, whose protein sequence is MYNRYNNASNKASLDKDSSDSDEEQGQSLWIKERAENSPEGRQRTANSRNRKKSVKEGEGDEMSNEVRGFQRKPSFQVMGDFGGLDMEESSGISNQREFFNVDDEEAAEEIRLLMKNQTLSSSQGQEMLQNLKSRTSVHASSNHGDYANSSIGAVRNSKRRRSFHQDSENDEEAEEIRELVKNKTLSDSVGEMRLQEIQSRKVGNRMATIPISIDKPCDIDRDGLPVNWNRDEPMSHSMFRLILLSRGDPECDRIYWDMEKVGLHVVKVERLQNLDSLEKFKSETRHMSKRKDPGEDLNIRYLYHGTSVNKTCICEEGLDQRLSRMGFFGKGIYFSDTPVKCMNYVGSSDTKGESYLLKCRVILGDQKKYRKGEYITTLKREPEKENPKPGSWKFYDSVLGCPKDYNEYVIYESRRAMIDYIITFRVNQQGQDRLRERVPSPLFDSQGRETGFVGVKSSGNEDDHFDRLSQEKIQQDKAIWERLQKLHNVDSNTLPSLQEKTARMRHAASEPQFQVEDLEGAFEEAAANTTMFPHSQSFSLGDDNDEDVEAVMSALISEFMEVTGSDNSETARYYIDKCQMNIDQAIVCYYDDMP, encoded by the exons ATGTATAACAGATATAATAATGCTTCCAACAAAGCATCTTTGGATAAAGATTCAAGTGATTCAGATGAGGAGCAGGGACAATCATTGTGGATAAAAGAGAGAGCTGAGAATTCACCAGAGGGAAGACAAAGAACCGCAAACAGCAGAAATAGAAAGAAAAGTGTAAAGGAAGGAGAGGGAGATGAAATGTCCAATGAAGTTAGAGGATTCCAAAGAAAACCAAGCTTTCAGGTGATGGGGGATTTTGGAGGCTTGGATATGGAAGAGAGTAGTGGCATTTCAAACCAAAGAGAATTTTTCAATGTGGATGATGAGGAGGCTGCAGAAGAAATCAGACTGCTGATGAAAAATCAGACACTTTCCTCATCACAGGGACAGGAAATGTTGCAGAATCTTAAAAGCAGGACAAGCGTTCATGCTTCCAGTAACCATGGTGATTACGCAAACTCTAGTATAGGGGCTGTAAGAAATTCTAAAAGAAGGAGGAGTTTTCATCAAGATAGTGAAAATGATGAAGAGGCCGAGGAGATTCGGGAAttagtgaaaaataaaacattgtcaGATTCAGTTGGAGAAATGAGACTCCAGGAAATTCAGTCACGGAAAGTTGGAAATCGTATGGCAACAATTCCAATTTCTATTGACAAACCCTGTGACATTGATAGGGACGGTCTTCCAGTTAACTGGAATAGGGATGAGCCCATGTCCCACTCCATGTTTCGGTTGATCCTGCTGAGCAGAGGTGATCCAGAGTGTGATCGGATTTATTGGGACATGGAGAAAGTCGGACTACATGTGGTGAAAGTGGAGCGGCTACAGAATCTGGACTCTCTGGAGAAGTTCAAGTCTGAAACCAGGCATATGTCCAAGAGAAAGGATCCTG GTGAGGACCTAAACATCCGTTACCTGTATCACGGTACCTCGGTGAACAAGACTTGTATTTGTGAGGAGGGACTTGACCAGAGACTCAGCAGGATGGGCTTCTTTGGTAAAGGCATTTACTTCAG TGATACTCCTGTGAAGTGTATGAATTATGTTGGGAGTTCTGACACCAAAGGAGAGTCATACCTTCTGAAGTGTAGGGTAATCCTCGGTGATCAAAAG AAATACAGGAAAGGAGAATACATAACAACACTGAAGAGAGAACCAGAAAAGGAAAATCCCAAGCCTGGTTCCTGGAAGTTTTACGACTCTGTCTTG GGTTGTCCAAAAGATTACAATGAATATGTCATTTATGAGAGCAGACGAGCAATGATTGATTACATCATCACTTTTAGGGTCAACCAGCAAGGTCAAGACAGATTAAGAGAGAGAGTCCCCAGTCCGTTATTTGACAGCCAAGGAAGAG AAACAGGATTTGTTGGAGTGAAATCCTCTGGAAATGAGGACGACCATTTTGACAGACTCAGTCAG GAAAAGATACAACAGGATAAGGCCATATGGGAAAGGCTCCAAAAACTCCATAATGTGGATTCCAACACGTTACCAAGTCTACAAGAG AAAACTGCCAGAATGCGACACGCGGCGAGTGAGCCTCAGTTTCAAGTTGAGGACCTGGAGGGGGCATTTGAGGAGGCTGCTGCCAACACCACCATGTTTCCTCACTCTCAGAGCTTCTCTTTAG gtGATGACAATGATGAAGATGTAGAAGCAGTGATGAGTGCACTCATTAGTGAGTTTATGGAAGTGACTGGTTCCGATAACTCAGAGACGGCGAGATACTACATTGACAAGTGTCAGATGAACATCGATCAAGCCATTGTCTGCTATTATGATGACATGCCTTAG